DNA from Brassica napus cultivar Da-Ae chromosome C4, Da-Ae, whole genome shotgun sequence:
TGTATGCTGTCTTAAGCTGTGGATCTTGTGGTTGAATATACAATGCTATTTCCGGGTAAGTCTCAAAAATCCACTTTGCTGACTTTACTTGAGAATCACGAACTTGGAAGCCATTGACACAAACGGTCTCCTTCTTCTTTTCGGGTAAGACATGTGGATCTAGTCCACCATGAACAGAGATAGTACCTATGTAGACTTCAATTTTGAGTTTGTCGTTCACAAGAAATTTTTCCTCTTGAAGTTTGGAAAGACTCAAGTCCGTTCTAAAACCCCAGAATGGCTGTCCCTTGTTAAAGATGCGGTCAATAGATTCTGTGGATATATGGAGACatgaacaaaattaaaaaaaaatcatgttagtgAAATTTAAAAAGGGCTTTTAAAAAGACAAATTACTGAAACTTCGGGAACTGTTAACGTCGGATGGGTTGACAACGACGAAGCGAAACGATGTCTGTCTCGACCAACACAAAGGCCGTAAGAGAGGATCTGGAACTTTTAGCCACAGAGacatatttttactaattttatcTCCCTTGGGATATACGTAAACAAAcctagaaaaaataaaacaaaagttagTTTAAATTAGTCAGTAACATGTGTAGAAAATATCTAATTAAAGCTATTGGCTTGATTCTTGTTTTTACCAGTTGCAGGATCGGGTTGAGAATATTGGAGTCCTAAATATAGTATTCCTTTGGGAGAAGTTGTCTATCTCAAATGAGTAAGTCATCTCATCAGTGTGGTTCGCCATGACTTTCAGAAGCTCTCTCTTAATTTATGGTTTGATACTTTCTTCGAGGGAGGGACtacaatcatatatatatatatatggttccacttatattttgtgtttatactTATCACCACGTTGTTCCTAAGCTTGAGGTAGgtagtattatattttttgtaaagcACAATAGTAAACgacatatattttgattaactccaaatatattttatagttatctcttttttttttgtaaatatcaaatctttcataattaattaactaaattttgataaatttaaatagtttAACAAAAGATATACTTAAGCAAACgtaattttattcattttaaagtTATCTAATTCCATTAAAATTCGCAATTTAGTTTCCCCctcctatatatatgtaaggaAGATTTGGCTTACGCATGAATCAATATATCAATCCTTAAAATCAACAAGGATGAGAACACCAAGTTATACTATGGAGATAAACTACTTCTCCCAAAGGAATGCTCCAATACGGTCGAACCTGTTCAGAAGCTACTCGTGCAACTGGTAAAAACTAGAATTAATGTAGATTTATATTCTAAAATTTACGTTTTAAGGTTTTGACCATGTatagttttgtttgattttttttttttaggtatgTTACCGTATATCCCAAGGGAAACGGTATTAATACACACATGTCTATGTATCTAGATGTTGCAAATTCGCTCTCACTGTATCAAGGATGGTGGAGACGTGCCAAGTTTCGTTTTGTTATCGTGAACCAATCCAATGTCGCCAGGTCCAAACGTCTAGGTGATAAAAAAAACCCtatcttttaatttcatatataaatcaCAATTATCATgagaaaatatcaaattaactggTATTCTCAAGAAATTACGTACATATATTGATATTacgtttattgtttttgttaatatatcTCTATGGGCAGCAACTTCTTACACCTTCAACAAGACTTGGCCAAACCTGGGTTTCAAAAAGGCCTTGCGCCTTACCAAACTTCAAGAGGAAATGTTTCTTGTGAACGACAAACTTAAAATTGAAGTCTACGTTTATGTATATGATATTATGGGTATACTAGATACACATGTGTTACCTGAAAAGAAGGACACGACCGTGTGTGTCAATGGATTCCAAGTTCTTGATTCTCAAGTCAAGTCAGCAAACATTATTTTTGAGACTTATCCTGAAACAGCATTGTATATTTATCCACAAGATCCACAGCTTAAGACAGCATACATGAACATTCTCCTCAGAATCTACGAGATACTTTACAACAATCCTCTTGAGAAGCTCACGGAAAGTGAGCTAAGTAAAGTTTCCAAGGATTTGCTTGATCTGACACAAGCTGGTTTTAAGCTGGAATGGTTGAGGGAAAAGCTTGAGAAGGCTTCCGTGGAGAGGAAGAAACTCGCTGGTTATGAAGCTCAGGCTCTGGAACTTGGAAAACAGTTGAAGAATCTTGAGCTGATGATGTGTAATCTCAAAGCTGAGATCAAGTTGAAAGCGGAGagctaattatattattatagttGGGTTTTAATAGCTTTTAGTATATCTTATGATTTCTTCTTTATTGTTTTCCAGGTTTTGATTTAAGATCAATCATAGATCCTAGGTTGTCCCTTCACTGGTTTTAAACCAAGTTTTATTAgataaatacaattattattctcttgttataattaattatagcTAGTATAATCAAGAAATATCAAGATTCACGTTTAGCTATCCAGGAATACAAGTTTGGATATTCGAATCACCACTTTTGTTGTGCCTCTTTTTCAGAATTGTTGACTTGTGGTGCAAGGAGTCCGAAATGTTTGTGGACGTGTGTTGAGAATCATTGTCTACCTATTATCTAACAAGAAGTTCTTgggaaacaatcaaacaaggattTGGTGATGACAACACGGCAAAGAATGACAGAAAAAAACATGGATTCAAacttgtttgaaagaaaataatgataagattaaaaactaaaacaatgaACTCAAACACTCCCCCAAACTTTCACTAGAAAAACGCAGTTAGTGTTCTGAGAAGCAAGACAAAAAGAATCTCTTTACCAAAAAATCAATGCACTCAAACGGAGAAACTCTATGAGAAGAAGCAGCTTGCTTCCTCTTCAAGGAAACCTCCTCAAGCTTTGGTTTCAGCCAATCCAACTTAAAGCCAGCCTCTTCTAGCTCGCTTAACTCACTTTCAGCGTTTGTTAGTTCAGTCTCAGACAAGCTATGAGGAGCCTTGTCTAGTGTTTCGACGAGGCCGAGGAGAATATTCATGTAAGCTGTCTTCACCTCTTTGATACCTGATCTGATATCTACTGCAACGTCTGGATGCAGTACGAAAATATTGCTAACTGAAACAGCCTGCCAATGATAAAAACATGTAATCATGGTAACAAGATCCAGAGACCAGACTGTATCTTTAAGTGGGTACACCAGAATGAAACTCATTGACTTACCTGTCTATTAAGAACATGGAAACCACGAAAATCTACCATCTCATTCCCAGTTAAATTTCCTTCAGCGACAACTTTAAGTACGTTAATGTAGACTTCAATGGTTAGTTTGTTGTCCTCTAGAAACCCTTCTTCCTGAAGCTTGGTAAGAGGCAACATTCTTTGACTACCCCAGCCTTCGGCCTCAGCGCAGAAGAATCTACGTTCTCCTGTGAATacagaaagaaaaataatatatttgaacttTTCTTTTAATCATACAAACCCCTAAATTatggaaaaaattatattttttttttaaataatgtttcaGGTCCCTGAAATCTCAAATCCAGTCATATCAGGTATATAATCACACCAAAGGTTCAGAAACCTAACAGAAGAAATGATCATATCATTACCAGCTGTTCTACGTAGCTCTTTGCCAGATTGATTCAACAAAACCAAGCGATAACTAGCTCGTCTTCTCCATCCAGGTAGCAATGATACAGGATTCACAGCGTGCAGGAAGAGGGACAAGTGATCATCCACCAAATTTCCCTTTGGGTGAATACAAAGAAGCCTAATATATAAAACCTTTTTTTATCAGCTCTAAAATCAAAGACATCTATCTAGACGAGTCGTGTAAGAAAGCTAAAGGACTTTTAATCGTTTTACCATTCGCAGCCGCCGCTTGTGAAAGGATCCGACCGTATCACACCGTTCCTTTCGGAAAAGTTGTCTATCTCCCAACTGAAAGCCTTCTCAGATAACTTCTCCAtgtcctcaaaaaaaaaaaatggtctctcgattttacggtttagTGTTTTGAAGTGAGGCAGGACAATGTTAATAGGgtggaaaaataaatctttacaGTTCCTACTTCATAGGTCAAACGAAACCTAGAAAATATTTCGTAAGATTTTACAATTTATGTCGATATATTCCGTGGATATTTCGGAAATCTTCTATAAAATCATGATAAATAATCATGTTTaaagattttaattttgttttataataaataatttttcattattttagataaaatttaatgtcatttaaaatttataaccacttttataaaatactgtatctttttttaattgattgaactatttttatttaatgatattGTTACGTTACAAGATAAACTACCTacaattttgtattttcttaatctttgtgcaaaatccataaaaaataactgtttaaaaataaagtaccatattaataaaataataaattcaatacAATAATCAAAATactttactaattattttttataaaacattacgCAAATATTATTACAGATAAAAACacgattacaaaaaaaatacatatatgatacGAGGAAATACACAAATGCATATGAAacttgatttatttaatatacttacaaaaattatctattctattaaattcatatcatacaaaaatatgattatacaaacacaaacatataaattatactaggcaaaaatttcaaaaacaaaaaatatacctgGGTCAATATCTagttatctattaaaatagaagtcatgacttattTCATATGTGATATTTCATTTTGGACCATCTATTAGAAAACATCATATTCAATTattctatcatttatttttataataaatcacaaatatatcttattaatatcttaataaaatcaacattatactatatttaaggagaatttcaaatttgttcACTGTTAATATATGCTAAATTCAAAAATCTGTATTCAAGCCCaatcaattaaatataattaaatataccaacttatttatatataatattttaactcATTAATCTAATAACTATTTGcaagatatataattatcttGTAGGCCATTAACTATTTTGTAGGTCACGtcattaacaattttttttaatatgtcaTGCAATcataatgtataattatttatacatatgATTGTTTATACTATTCTTAGTTTTATGTTATGCAACCCTAACATATGGTTATTGTTATTATCTTGATGATGTCAAAAAATATCACAACATGTGGTTTTCTTTAGtattattaacaatatttattaaattaatatcattcttaaacatatattagaattcgtttataaacatataactaaatttaaaatatatgcaataatatatatttaataattataatctATCGTATTTTGAAACcatggttttaaaatttattgatttcaCCAATAATATATTTGTGAATCACaacaatattatttatataatatttataacaaaaagatCTTAAAATTTCTAAGAATATTAtacctttaaaaaaattaaacttaccacaaaattactaaatattaaaatcctAAAGATCACTTATATCTCATTTTTGCCAAAACTATAAATACTTGCAAAGAAATAtcaaaaatgatattaaaatgatatttaaatAGAGTTTATTAAATGTTTTTGATGATTGGAAAAGGTAATGAATACCATCTCTGTATACATCTAAATTATTGTTAGACATAACCAATTACCAGCTCAAATAATATCTAGAGTCTACAACGCATATGCTAAAAAATCGTCAAGTTCTCTCTGGAACGCTGTTCAAACGTTAAAcctaaatcaaaaaatatttcgacatataacataaaatgcaatgatgacaaaaaaaaattgtaatctatataaaagagaaaatatagcATATTTTGTCAGTGAAACAAatgtatttacaaatatatatgtactaatatatataatcaactaAATGacattatttcaatttttttactttgatattcagattttttcacacaaattaagaaaaaaaaattaattttgaattttgtctAACCAAAACATTATTAACTATTCACCTAATCATAATCCAACCAATAGAAAAGTCAACTGAAGAATAGAAAAAGTTAtatagtataaaaaaaaaataatttggcattaaaaaatgaaaatgttatCTAATTTGAAGTGAACAGAATCCTGAAAcgtcatatattaaaatatagtgAATATGTTTTACGAACAAAAACATTAGAAAATTTTCATGTCTAGAATTATAAAATTACCAGTTATTTATCTAGCATATCAATTTTAATGTTTCACCGTCCAAAACCACGCAACCGACATAACTTACAATTCTTTTAATTCAATTTGAAAAAATgatacggagggagtattattttattaactagGATTAAACCTATGCAcaatattatttatatgttttgtatGTTGATTTTTTCACATCATAACTTTTTCATTAGTTGGTAATTAACATTAATAAATGTCATGGAATACTAAATtctaattgttttattttatttatctctttCACTTACCAGATTATTGGAAGTCGATAGTATAAGGGGTTGGTTTGGTGGGAGAGAGACTCTTGAGGCTGAAGAAGAGACGCAATCAAATTACCTATGACAGAACTAGTCATACTGCTCTATATTAATGTAACAACGATTCAATAAGTTTGTTAGAGTCTTGAATCTTCATTTATATTTCAAGAATAAAATAAGAAAGATCGTTCATTAGCATAAAAAGTGACCAGAAACATATAGTAGAGATGACGAAGCTTCCTTCTCTATAGAAGTTATAGTTTGAACTTTGAAGTGAAAATTTATTGAGCTTCTTAATTAAGGAGATTGACACAAAACATAACTGACTTAAAATGCTGAAAAGGTGACGAAGATACAAAAGAGTCAAAGACAATATATCCATCAAGAAAAACACTAAAGCAAAAGAACTCATAGCACTATTGTAGAGTCTTCTAAATGAACTAACAACTTGATATCTATATCAAGCTACCTCGTCGTCGCCCACCAGCAAAAATCC
Protein-coding regions in this window:
- the LOC106396032 gene encoding MATH domain and coiled-coil domain-containing protein At2g42465-like — its product is MRTPSYTMEINYFSQRNAPIRSNLFRSYSCNWYVTVYPKGNGINTHMSMYLDVANSLSLYQGWWRRAKFRFVIVNQSNVARSKRLATSYTFNKTWPNLGFKKALRLTKLQEEMFLVNDKLKIEVYVYVYDIMGILDTHVLPEKKDTTVCVNGFQVLDSQVKSANIIFETYPETALYIYPQDPQLKTAYMNILLRIYEILYNNPLEKLTESELSKVSKDLLDLTQAGFKLEWLREKLEKASVERKKLAGYEAQALELGKQLKNLELMMCNLKAEIKLKAES
- the LOC106394146 gene encoding MATH domain and coiled-coil domain-containing protein At2g42465 — its product is MANHTDEMTYSFEIDNFSQRNTIFRTPIFSTRSCNWFVYVYPKGDKISKNMSLWLKVPDPLLRPLCWSRQTSFRFVVVNPSDVNSSRSFKSIDRIFNKGQPFWGFRTDLSLSKLQEEKFLVNDKLKIEVYIGTISVHGGLDPHVLPEKKKETVCVNGFQVRDSQVKSAKWIFETYPEIALYIQPQDPQLKTAYMNILLRIYEKLYNSPLEKLTEGELSNISKGLLDLTQAGFKLEWLREKLEKVSLERKKLSGYEAQAKELEKQLKSLELMMCNLKAEIKLKAES
- the LOC106395983 gene encoding MATH domain and coiled-coil domain-containing protein At2g42460, whose product is MEKLSEKAFSWEIDNFSERNGVIRSDPFTSGGCEWLLCIHPKGNLVDDHLSLFLHAVNPVSLLPGWRRRASYRLVLLNQSGKELRRTAGERRFFCAEAEGWGSQRMLPLTKLQEEGFLEDNKLTIEVYINVLKVVAEGNLTGNEMVDFRGFHVLNRQAVSVSNIFVLHPDVAVDIRSGIKEVKTAYMNILLGLVETLDKAPHSLSETELTNAESELSELEEAGFKLDWLKPKLEEVSLKRKQAASSHRVSPFECIDFLVKRFFLSCFSEH